The Polyangiaceae bacterium genome includes a region encoding these proteins:
- the eno gene encoding phosphopyruvate hydratase — translation MPEILSVVAREILDSRGNPTVEAEVHTTSGFGRGAVPSGASTGEHEALELRDGDKKRFLAKGVSTAVKNVNDVIGPALTGLSAFDQPGIDQVMLELDGTKNKGKLGANAILAVSMAVARAGADVVGLPLWRYLGGVQARVLPTPMMNILNGGTHADNGLEAQEFMIVPHGFDSFAEALRCGAEVFHALRANLKNDGLTVAVGDEGGFAPRLESNEAALQRIVGAIEAAGYEPGDQVGLALDPAASEFFADGKYTWDKKQHTPAELVGLYEKLCEKYPIVSIEDGLAEDDWDGWKLMTEKLGNRLQLVGDDLFVTNKVRLAQGIQKKIANSILIKLNQIGSLTETLDTIRLATTAGYTSVISHRSGETEDSFIADLAVATNAGQIKTGSLSRSDRVAKYNQLLRIAEELGDGQVYAGRTPFTRA, via the coding sequence ATGCCGGAAATCCTCAGCGTTGTCGCGCGCGAGATCCTCGACTCGCGCGGTAACCCGACGGTCGAGGCAGAAGTCCACACCACGAGCGGCTTCGGTCGCGGTGCCGTGCCGAGCGGCGCGTCCACGGGCGAGCACGAAGCGCTGGAGCTGCGCGACGGCGACAAGAAGCGCTTCCTCGCCAAGGGCGTGTCGACCGCGGTCAAGAACGTCAACGACGTGATCGGCCCGGCGCTCACGGGGCTGTCCGCGTTCGATCAGCCGGGCATCGATCAGGTCATGCTCGAGCTCGACGGCACCAAGAACAAGGGCAAGCTGGGCGCCAACGCCATCCTGGCGGTGAGCATGGCCGTGGCCCGGGCCGGCGCGGACGTCGTGGGGCTGCCGCTCTGGCGCTATCTGGGCGGAGTGCAGGCGCGCGTGCTGCCGACGCCGATGATGAACATCCTGAACGGCGGCACCCACGCCGACAACGGCCTGGAGGCCCAGGAGTTCATGATCGTGCCGCACGGCTTCGACAGCTTCGCGGAGGCGCTGCGCTGCGGCGCCGAGGTGTTCCACGCGCTCCGGGCCAACCTGAAGAATGACGGGCTCACGGTCGCGGTCGGCGACGAGGGCGGCTTCGCGCCGCGACTCGAGAGCAACGAGGCGGCCCTCCAGCGCATCGTCGGCGCCATCGAGGCCGCCGGCTACGAGCCCGGCGATCAGGTGGGCCTGGCGCTCGATCCGGCCGCCAGCGAGTTCTTCGCCGACGGCAAATACACCTGGGACAAGAAGCAGCACACGCCGGCGGAGCTCGTGGGCCTGTACGAGAAGCTCTGCGAGAAGTACCCGATCGTCAGCATCGAGGACGGCCTGGCGGAGGACGACTGGGACGGCTGGAAGCTGATGACGGAGAAGCTGGGCAATCGGCTCCAGCTGGTGGGCGACGACCTGTTCGTGACCAACAAGGTGCGCCTGGCGCAGGGCATCCAGAAGAAGATCGCCAACTCCATCTTGATCAAGCTGAACCAGATCGGCTCGCTCACCGAGACGCTGGACACCATTCGCTTGGCCACGACCGCCGGCTATACGTCGGTCATCTCGCACCGCTCCGGCGAGACGGAGGACTCCTTCATCGCCGACCTCGCCGTCGCGACCAACGCGGGGCAGATCAAGACCGGCAGTCTCAGCCGAAGCGATCGCGTCGCGAAGTACAACCAGCTCCTGCGCATCGCCGAGGAGCTCGGAGACGGCCAGGTCTACGCGGGACGCACGCCGTTCACGCGGGCGTGA
- a CDS encoding wax ester/triacylglycerol synthase family O-acyltransferase, whose amino-acid sequence MSRHPDREQLPAVDAAWLRMDSPTNAMVINALLMFREAPAFERVKALVEERLLAHRRFLQRVVEPALGHPYWELDPHFHVGAHLHRIGLGSPGDQAALETLLSDLASTKLDRDKPLWQSHFIEGVGPGAALFTRLHHSMGDGVSLVRFLLGLTDEGAVLSPPEVGVEAPHPEKLAERAKVAAAQALTLGRLLLLPPDSATPLKGELCTDKRVAWSSPTPLEQVKALAHQHGAKVNDVLVAALTGALARYVERQVPLPGLNLRALVPVYVREPGAGDDLGNHFGLVYVPLPIGIDDRFARLRTLRESFEQIKRDPDAVVALGVLGAMGVTSSEIEHIGIELFTRKATVMVTNVPGPPVEIHLAGKPLSEMLVWAPVSGHIGVGLTLLSYAGQVRLGVAADALRVPEPRALVRAYEEELAALISTAS is encoded by the coding sequence TGGACGCGGCCTGGCTGCGCATGGACAGCCCGACCAACGCCATGGTCATCAACGCCCTCCTGATGTTCCGCGAGGCCCCGGCCTTCGAGCGCGTGAAGGCCTTGGTCGAAGAGCGCCTGCTCGCTCACCGGCGTTTCCTCCAGCGCGTGGTCGAGCCGGCGCTGGGGCACCCCTACTGGGAGCTGGATCCGCACTTCCACGTGGGCGCGCACCTGCACCGCATCGGCCTGGGATCGCCCGGCGATCAGGCCGCCCTCGAGACGCTGCTCAGCGACCTGGCGAGCACCAAGCTCGACCGCGACAAGCCCCTCTGGCAGTCGCACTTCATCGAGGGTGTGGGCCCTGGCGCCGCGCTCTTCACGCGACTGCACCACTCCATGGGCGACGGCGTGTCGCTGGTGCGCTTCCTGCTCGGCCTGACCGACGAGGGCGCGGTGCTGAGCCCGCCGGAGGTGGGCGTCGAGGCCCCGCACCCGGAGAAGCTCGCCGAGCGCGCCAAGGTGGCGGCGGCCCAGGCGCTGACGCTCGGGCGGCTCTTGCTCTTGCCGCCGGACTCCGCCACGCCGCTGAAGGGCGAGCTCTGCACGGACAAGCGCGTGGCTTGGTCGAGCCCCACGCCGCTCGAGCAGGTGAAAGCGCTGGCGCACCAGCACGGCGCCAAGGTCAACGACGTGCTGGTCGCGGCTCTCACCGGCGCGCTGGCCCGCTACGTCGAGCGGCAGGTCCCGCTCCCGGGGCTGAACCTCCGCGCGCTCGTCCCGGTCTACGTGCGCGAGCCCGGCGCCGGCGACGACCTCGGCAACCACTTCGGGTTGGTCTATGTGCCGCTCCCCATCGGCATCGACGATCGCTTCGCCCGCCTGCGTACGCTCCGCGAGAGCTTCGAGCAGATCAAGCGCGACCCGGACGCGGTGGTGGCGCTCGGTGTGCTCGGCGCCATGGGCGTGACGTCGAGCGAGATCGAGCACATCGGCATCGAGCTCTTCACGCGCAAGGCCACGGTCATGGTCACCAACGTGCCTGGCCCGCCCGTCGAGATCCACCTGGCGGGCAAGCCCCTGTCCGAGATGCTGGTCTGGGCGCCGGTCTCCGGTCACATCGGCGTCGGGCTCACGCTGCTCTCCTACGCGGGGCAGGTGCGGCTCGGCGTGGCGGCGGACGCGCTCCGCGTTCCCGAGCCGCGCGCGCTGGTGCGTGCTTACGAGGAGGAGCTCGCCGCGCTCATTTCGACTGCAAGCTGA
- a CDS encoding GAF domain-containing protein, translating to MTLQSDHDTKGSALRALSPRAQTAVSVLTALGDALGRDPLTQSDVITRPHPLLLMVRRGPHTVLVSPALVWDGGRELLGPYADRIAAYETRLILLGRPSDPDLGQALNLGLAAIVAPEPGASEVAIALHQAFELMDVKARSESRGKWLNRYRYELGELIEIARALTTEREIGKLLGLILEKSRFVTGADAGSMYVVEGTEHDITKNLLRFKTSQNDSVKFDSREFTMPISPRSMAGWVALEKKSIRIDDVYDMPKDSTFGFDRSFDQKVGYRTKSMLCTPLITKEGEVIGVLQLINKKREPSVKLLSPEDTDRLVVPFDDRSEQLMQTLASQAGIALENAMLYDEIRSIFEGFVRASVDAIEQRDPTTSGHSRRVAELTVGLAHAVERTDTGPYKDVTWKKEDIHEIEYASLLHDFGKIGVREHVLIKAKKLYPHELELLKQRFDFVRRSVEVDLLSRKLAVIERGGPAEDLADIDREMRERLEELDAAWKTVTHANEPTVLAAGDFKRIEELSRQTFATLDGGQAPLLTAEEVKSLSVMRGSLTAEEFDEIRSHVTHTYRFLSKIPWGKTFARVAIIAGAHHERLNGTGYPNRLRAEEIPLQSKIMTISDIFDALTASDRPYKRAVPVDKALHILELEVKDGHVDTELVRIFREAKVWEQIMGALY from the coding sequence GTGACTCTGCAGTCGGACCACGACACGAAAGGCAGCGCGCTTCGCGCGCTCTCGCCGCGGGCGCAGACCGCGGTCAGCGTGCTCACCGCGCTCGGCGATGCGCTCGGGCGTGACCCGCTGACGCAGAGCGACGTGATCACGCGGCCGCACCCGCTCCTGCTCATGGTCCGGCGCGGGCCGCACACCGTGCTGGTGTCGCCGGCGCTCGTCTGGGACGGCGGGCGGGAGCTGCTCGGACCCTACGCCGACCGCATCGCCGCCTACGAGACGCGCCTGATCCTGCTGGGGCGCCCGTCCGATCCGGACCTGGGCCAGGCCCTGAACCTGGGGCTGGCCGCCATCGTCGCGCCGGAGCCGGGCGCCTCCGAGGTGGCCATCGCGCTGCACCAGGCGTTCGAGCTGATGGACGTGAAGGCCCGGAGCGAGAGCCGCGGCAAGTGGCTCAACCGCTACCGCTACGAGCTGGGCGAGCTGATCGAGATCGCCCGAGCGCTGACCACGGAGCGCGAGATCGGCAAGCTCCTGGGCCTGATCCTGGAGAAGAGCCGCTTCGTCACCGGCGCGGACGCCGGCAGCATGTACGTGGTCGAGGGCACCGAGCACGACATCACCAAGAACCTGCTCCGCTTCAAGACCAGCCAAAACGACTCGGTGAAGTTCGACTCGCGGGAGTTCACCATGCCCATCAGCCCGCGCAGCATGGCGGGCTGGGTGGCGCTCGAGAAGAAGAGCATCCGCATCGACGACGTGTACGACATGCCGAAGGACTCCACCTTCGGCTTCGACCGCTCGTTCGACCAGAAGGTCGGCTACCGCACCAAGAGCATGCTCTGCACGCCCCTCATCACCAAGGAGGGCGAGGTCATCGGCGTCCTTCAGCTGATCAACAAGAAGCGCGAGCCCAGCGTGAAGTTGCTCTCGCCGGAGGACACGGACCGGCTGGTCGTGCCCTTCGACGATCGCAGCGAGCAGCTGATGCAGACGCTGGCGTCGCAGGCCGGCATCGCCCTCGAGAACGCGATGCTCTACGACGAGATCCGCTCCATCTTCGAGGGCTTCGTGCGCGCCAGCGTGGACGCGATCGAGCAGCGCGACCCGACCACCAGCGGCCACTCGCGGCGCGTGGCGGAGCTGACCGTCGGGCTGGCCCACGCCGTCGAGCGCACCGACACCGGGCCCTACAAGGACGTGACCTGGAAGAAGGAGGACATCCACGAGATCGAGTACGCCTCGCTGCTCCACGACTTCGGCAAGATCGGCGTGCGCGAGCACGTGCTGATCAAAGCCAAGAAGCTCTACCCCCACGAGCTCGAGCTGCTGAAGCAGCGCTTCGACTTCGTGCGGCGCAGCGTCGAGGTGGACCTGCTCTCGAGGAAGCTCGCCGTCATCGAGCGCGGCGGCCCCGCCGAAGATCTGGCGGACATCGACCGCGAGATGAGGGAACGGCTGGAGGAGCTCGACGCCGCCTGGAAGACGGTGACCCACGCCAACGAGCCGACCGTGCTCGCGGCCGGCGACTTCAAGAGGATCGAGGAGCTGTCCCGCCAGACCTTCGCCACCCTGGACGGCGGCCAGGCCCCGCTCCTGACCGCGGAGGAGGTGAAGAGCCTGTCCGTTATGCGCGGCTCGCTGACCGCCGAGGAGTTCGACGAGATCCGCAGCCACGTCACGCACACCTACCGCTTCTTGTCGAAGATCCCCTGGGGCAAGACCTTCGCGCGCGTCGCCATCATCGCCGGCGCGCACCACGAGCGCCTGAACGGCACCGGCTACCCGAACCGCCTGCGCGCCGAGGAGATCCCGCTGCAGTCGAAGATCATGACCATCAGCGACATCTTCGACGCGCTGACGGCGAGCGACCGCCCCTACAAGCGCGCGGTGCCGGTGGACAAGGCGCTCCACATCCTGGAGCTCGAGGTCAAGGACGGCCACGTGGACACCGAGCTGGTCCGCATCTTCCGCGAGGCGAAGGTGTGGGAGCAGATCATGGGTGCGCTCTACTAG
- a CDS encoding dienelactone hydrolase family protein, whose product MSSLTRTGGLVLVWLATVACGGSSDEPKGASGGSAGAAGAASGGSAGAASGGGAGIGGGGGTAGAPSGGSGGGAADPSAPGPNGGSAFDATANVAATGHQVPMHCVLPVGPSSATAPVVLIAHGFQLPAKQYYGYAERLASHGFIACTADFPAGFSADHAANAQDISGALDWVLVQSVTTGSPLQGRVNIDQIGVMGHSLGGKVSVLAAKKDVRLKAVLGLDPVDTAVMCDATKCPDASDAQPLGIPTAYLGETLDGSAGLGGQACAPTSDNFQTFYAKAGSPSLEVTLNGANHMSFIDDVASCGFACTFCQKPTMSSSDALWIARAYTVAFFARHLRGEAGYDAWLTGDLAKQAWVDTGKISLQSK is encoded by the coding sequence ATGAGCTCGCTCACACGCACCGGAGGACTCGTACTGGTCTGGTTGGCGACGGTCGCCTGCGGCGGCTCGAGCGACGAGCCGAAGGGCGCCAGCGGTGGCAGCGCAGGCGCGGCCGGCGCTGCGTCCGGCGGCAGCGCGGGCGCCGCGAGCGGCGGCGGCGCAGGCATTGGCGGCGGCGGCGGAACGGCGGGCGCGCCCAGCGGTGGCAGCGGCGGCGGCGCGGCCGATCCGAGCGCGCCCGGACCGAACGGAGGCTCGGCGTTCGACGCCACGGCGAACGTCGCGGCGACGGGTCACCAGGTGCCCATGCACTGCGTGCTGCCCGTGGGTCCGTCGTCCGCGACGGCGCCGGTGGTGCTGATCGCCCACGGCTTCCAGCTGCCGGCGAAGCAGTACTACGGCTACGCCGAGCGGCTCGCGAGCCACGGCTTCATCGCTTGCACGGCGGACTTCCCCGCGGGCTTCAGTGCCGACCACGCGGCCAACGCGCAGGACATCTCCGGTGCCCTCGACTGGGTGCTGGTGCAGTCCGTCACCACCGGCAGCCCGCTCCAGGGCAGGGTGAACATCGACCAGATTGGCGTGATGGGCCACTCGCTCGGCGGCAAGGTGAGCGTGCTCGCGGCAAAGAAGGACGTACGCCTGAAGGCCGTGCTCGGCCTCGATCCGGTGGACACCGCGGTGATGTGCGATGCGACGAAGTGCCCGGATGCTTCGGACGCGCAGCCGCTCGGGATCCCCACGGCCTATCTGGGCGAGACCCTGGACGGCAGCGCCGGCCTGGGCGGGCAGGCTTGCGCGCCGACCTCCGACAATTTCCAGACCTTTTACGCCAAGGCCGGCTCACCCAGCCTGGAGGTCACGCTGAACGGCGCCAACCACATGAGCTTCATCGACGACGTCGCGAGCTGTGGCTTTGCGTGCACCTTCTGCCAGAAGCCGACGATGTCCTCGAGCGACGCGCTGTGGATCGCGCGCGCGTACACGGTGGCGTTCTTCGCGCGCCATCTGCGCGGCGAGGCCGGCTACGACGCCTGGCTCACCGGGGATCTGGCGAAGCAGGCTTGGGTCGACACCGGCAAGATCAGCTTGCAGTCGAAATGA
- a CDS encoding PhoH family protein, which yields MLRGVPGERGQGQIKGAGWERRAATGLFAAVSPARAPADASVYALPKEGSPPSLSQSRSYESASRRTASIEVESTSVLLALSGPQNVLLAEVSRQSGAEVSLRGNVLYVAGEEDDVRVAQRFLTDAAELVSRGHEITASDVGRALRELRLDPDTSLVDLLDEAILVSPRRRAVMPKSPAQRAYIEAIRKHDLTFGIGPAGTGKTYLAMAMAASALMQKRVKRIVLTRPAVEAGEKLGFLPGDLAEKVNPYLRPLYDALHDMLDFEKVEQLRTRGQIEVAPLAFMRGRTLNDSFVILDEAQNATSEQMRMFLTRLGFGSKAVVTGDITQTDLPRGARSGLREARDLLTNVEGISFCSFTDVDVVRHPIVQRIVVAYEAQDAEQARLREEKRLAKAAQEPSGSAEESADPEPR from the coding sequence ATGCTCCGGGGAGTACCGGGCGAGCGCGGACAGGGCCAAATAAAGGGCGCCGGTTGGGAGCGCCGAGCCGCCACCGGGCTTTTCGCGGCCGTCAGCCCGGCTCGTGCGCCGGCGGACGCCTCGGTCTATGCTCTGCCGAAGGAGGGTTCTCCCCCGAGCTTGAGCCAGTCGCGTTCCTACGAATCCGCCTCGCGCCGCACCGCGAGCATCGAAGTCGAGAGCACCTCGGTGCTCCTGGCCCTCTCCGGACCGCAGAACGTGCTGCTCGCCGAGGTCTCGCGCCAGAGCGGGGCGGAGGTCAGCCTGCGGGGCAACGTGCTCTACGTTGCCGGTGAAGAGGACGACGTGCGGGTGGCACAGCGGTTCCTCACCGACGCCGCCGAGCTGGTCAGCCGCGGTCACGAGATCACCGCCAGTGACGTGGGGCGCGCGCTGCGTGAGCTCAGGTTGGACCCCGACACCTCGCTGGTCGATCTGCTCGACGAGGCCATCCTGGTCTCGCCGCGCCGTCGCGCGGTGATGCCGAAGAGCCCGGCACAGCGCGCGTACATCGAGGCGATCCGCAAGCACGACCTCACCTTCGGCATCGGCCCCGCCGGCACCGGCAAGACCTACCTCGCCATGGCGATGGCGGCCTCGGCGCTGATGCAGAAGCGCGTGAAGCGCATCGTCCTGACGCGCCCTGCCGTCGAGGCCGGCGAGAAGCTGGGCTTCTTGCCCGGCGACCTGGCGGAGAAGGTGAACCCGTATCTGCGCCCGCTCTACGACGCGCTGCACGACATGCTGGATTTCGAGAAGGTCGAGCAACTGCGCACGCGGGGACAGATCGAGGTCGCGCCGCTGGCCTTCATGCGTGGCCGAACCCTCAATGACTCCTTCGTCATCCTCGACGAGGCCCAGAACGCCACCAGCGAGCAGATGCGCATGTTCCTGACCCGCCTGGGCTTCGGCTCCAAGGCGGTGGTCACCGGCGACATCACCCAGACCGACCTGCCGCGTGGCGCCCGGAGCGGCCTGCGCGAGGCCCGCGACCTGCTCACGAACGTGGAGGGCATCTCCTTCTGCTCTTTCACCGACGTGGACGTGGTGCGTCACCCGATCGTGCAGCGCATCGTCGTCGCCTACGAGGCGCAGGACGCCGAGCAGGCCCGGCTGCGCGAGGAGAAGCGCCTGGCGAAGGCCGCCCAGGAGCCCTCGGGCTCGGCCGAGGAATCCGCCGACCCCGAGCCGCGTTGA